Proteins co-encoded in one Corylus avellana chromosome ca9, CavTom2PMs-1.0 genomic window:
- the LOC132191897 gene encoding peptide chain release factor PrfB3, chloroplastic isoform X3: MLAPSALELEEARRIKQEEMIHESNLWDDPAKSDKILVKFADIAKVVDALKDLTYKAEEAKLITELAENNVIDYGLFKQAYNASLDVGKFLDQYRMSKLLKGLYDVEGACVIINAGSGGTHPEIWAEKLLSMYSKWAKKQGCIGRVVEKYPSKSGGIKSATIEFEFECAYGYLLGEKGVHYMIGSQNGSVLHEAFAACVDVVPLFLKTACNLQIDDGDLIVSPPLIQQSGTKPTICIQHIPTGIQVQSSGERNHFANKIKALNRLKAKLVVIASEQGVSSVSDIKRDAIVDLWQKETRRYVSHPFKLVEDVKTGILLPNLNSILDGNIEPLIEAHINIR, translated from the exons ATGCTTGCACCATCTGCCCTGGAACTTGAGGAAGCAAGGCGGATCAAGCAGGAAGAAATGATACACGAGTCTAACCTGTGGGATGATCCAGCTAAATCCGACAAAATCCTTGTCAAGTTTGCTGATATTGCCAAAGTGGTTGATGCTCTCAAAGACCTAACATATAAG GCAGAAGAAGCAAAGCTGATCACAGAGTTGGCTGAGAACAATGTTATCGACTATGGGCTTTTTAAGCAAGCGTATAATGCATCTTTAGATGTGGGAAAGTTTTTGGATCAGTATAGGATGTCCAAGCTTCTTAAGGGGCTGTATGACGTGGAGGGAGCATGTGTAATTATTAATGCTGGATCTGGCGGCACTCACCCTGAG ATCTGGGCAGAAAAACTCCTAAGTATGTATAGCAAATGGGCCAAAAAGCAAGGCTGCATAGGAAGAGTGGTTGAGAAGTATCCTTCAAAGAGTGGTGGCATCAAGTCGGCCACAATAGAGTTCGAATTTGAGTGTGCTTATGGCTATCTTTTAGGGGAGAAGGGTGTTCACTACATGATAGGTTCTCAAAATGGATCTGTGCTACATGAG GCTTTTGCAGCATGTGTGGACGTTGTTCCTCTCTTTCTTAAAACAGCATGTAACCTACAAATTGACGATGGAGATTTGATTGTCTCACCACCCTTAATACAGCAAAGTGGAACTAAGCCAACTATCTGCATTCAGCATATTCCAACAGGCATACAAGTTCAATCCTCAG GTGAGAGGAACCACTTTGCAAATAAGATCAAGGCCCTTAATCGATTGAAAGCTAAACTTGTTGTAATAGCCAGTGAGCAAGGAGTTTCCAGTGTAAGTGACATAAAGAGAGATGCCATTGTCGATTTGTGGCAAAAAGAAACTCGAAGGTATGTCTCTCATCCATTCAAGCTAGTAGAAGATGTAAAAACTGGCATCCTATTGCCCAACCTAAATTCCATTTTGGATGGAAATATTGAACCTCTTATTGAAGCTCATATCAATATAAGATAG
- the LOC132191897 gene encoding peptide chain release factor PrfB3, chloroplastic isoform X1 yields the protein MATVAAEFLFVREAIASSSSSRKSNSQTRFLLHSTVRASYPMDGNDKAYEQLGLFSLKKKIEDAVIRAEMLAPSALELEEARRIKQEEMIHESNLWDDPAKSDKILVKFADIAKVVDALKDLTYKAEEAKLITELAENNVIDYGLFKQAYNASLDVGKFLDQYRMSKLLKGLYDVEGACVIINAGSGGTHPEIWAEKLLSMYSKWAKKQGCIGRVVEKYPSKSGGIKSATIEFEFECAYGYLLGEKGVHYMIGSQNGSVLHEAFAACVDVVPLFLKTACNLQIDDGDLIVSPPLIQQSGTKPTICIQHIPTGIQVQSSGERNHFANKIKALNRLKAKLVVIASEQGVSSVSDIKRDAIVDLWQKETRRYVSHPFKLVEDVKTGILLPNLNSILDGNIEPLIEAHINIR from the exons ATGGCGACAGTGGCGGCAGAATTCCTTTTTGTGAGAGAAGCcattgcttcttcttcttcttcaagaaaGAGCAACTCACAGACTCGGTTTCTTCTGCACTCCACAGTTCGAGCTTCTTATCCCATGGATGGCAATGACAAGGCCTACGAGCAACTGG gtttgTTTTCATTGAAAAAGAAGATTGAAGATGCAGTTATCCGTGCTGAGATGCTTGCACCATCTGCCCTGGAACTTGAGGAAGCAAGGCGGATCAAGCAGGAAGAAATGATACACGAGTCTAACCTGTGGGATGATCCAGCTAAATCCGACAAAATCCTTGTCAAGTTTGCTGATATTGCCAAAGTGGTTGATGCTCTCAAAGACCTAACATATAAG GCAGAAGAAGCAAAGCTGATCACAGAGTTGGCTGAGAACAATGTTATCGACTATGGGCTTTTTAAGCAAGCGTATAATGCATCTTTAGATGTGGGAAAGTTTTTGGATCAGTATAGGATGTCCAAGCTTCTTAAGGGGCTGTATGACGTGGAGGGAGCATGTGTAATTATTAATGCTGGATCTGGCGGCACTCACCCTGAG ATCTGGGCAGAAAAACTCCTAAGTATGTATAGCAAATGGGCCAAAAAGCAAGGCTGCATAGGAAGAGTGGTTGAGAAGTATCCTTCAAAGAGTGGTGGCATCAAGTCGGCCACAATAGAGTTCGAATTTGAGTGTGCTTATGGCTATCTTTTAGGGGAGAAGGGTGTTCACTACATGATAGGTTCTCAAAATGGATCTGTGCTACATGAG GCTTTTGCAGCATGTGTGGACGTTGTTCCTCTCTTTCTTAAAACAGCATGTAACCTACAAATTGACGATGGAGATTTGATTGTCTCACCACCCTTAATACAGCAAAGTGGAACTAAGCCAACTATCTGCATTCAGCATATTCCAACAGGCATACAAGTTCAATCCTCAG GTGAGAGGAACCACTTTGCAAATAAGATCAAGGCCCTTAATCGATTGAAAGCTAAACTTGTTGTAATAGCCAGTGAGCAAGGAGTTTCCAGTGTAAGTGACATAAAGAGAGATGCCATTGTCGATTTGTGGCAAAAAGAAACTCGAAGGTATGTCTCTCATCCATTCAAGCTAGTAGAAGATGTAAAAACTGGCATCCTATTGCCCAACCTAAATTCCATTTTGGATGGAAATATTGAACCTCTTATTGAAGCTCATATCAATATAAGATAG
- the LOC132191897 gene encoding peptide chain release factor PrfB3, chloroplastic isoform X2, with the protein MATVAAEFLFVREAIASSSSSRKSNSQTRFLLHSTVRASYPMDGNDKAYEQLGLFSLKKKIEDAVIRAEMLAPSALELEEARRIKQEEMIHESNLWDDPAKSDKILVKFADIAKVVDALKDLTYKIWAEKLLSMYSKWAKKQGCIGRVVEKYPSKSGGIKSATIEFEFECAYGYLLGEKGVHYMIGSQNGSVLHEAFAACVDVVPLFLKTACNLQIDDGDLIVSPPLIQQSGTKPTICIQHIPTGIQVQSSGERNHFANKIKALNRLKAKLVVIASEQGVSSVSDIKRDAIVDLWQKETRRYVSHPFKLVEDVKTGILLPNLNSILDGNIEPLIEAHINIR; encoded by the exons ATGGCGACAGTGGCGGCAGAATTCCTTTTTGTGAGAGAAGCcattgcttcttcttcttcttcaagaaaGAGCAACTCACAGACTCGGTTTCTTCTGCACTCCACAGTTCGAGCTTCTTATCCCATGGATGGCAATGACAAGGCCTACGAGCAACTGG gtttgTTTTCATTGAAAAAGAAGATTGAAGATGCAGTTATCCGTGCTGAGATGCTTGCACCATCTGCCCTGGAACTTGAGGAAGCAAGGCGGATCAAGCAGGAAGAAATGATACACGAGTCTAACCTGTGGGATGATCCAGCTAAATCCGACAAAATCCTTGTCAAGTTTGCTGATATTGCCAAAGTGGTTGATGCTCTCAAAGACCTAACATATAAG ATCTGGGCAGAAAAACTCCTAAGTATGTATAGCAAATGGGCCAAAAAGCAAGGCTGCATAGGAAGAGTGGTTGAGAAGTATCCTTCAAAGAGTGGTGGCATCAAGTCGGCCACAATAGAGTTCGAATTTGAGTGTGCTTATGGCTATCTTTTAGGGGAGAAGGGTGTTCACTACATGATAGGTTCTCAAAATGGATCTGTGCTACATGAG GCTTTTGCAGCATGTGTGGACGTTGTTCCTCTCTTTCTTAAAACAGCATGTAACCTACAAATTGACGATGGAGATTTGATTGTCTCACCACCCTTAATACAGCAAAGTGGAACTAAGCCAACTATCTGCATTCAGCATATTCCAACAGGCATACAAGTTCAATCCTCAG GTGAGAGGAACCACTTTGCAAATAAGATCAAGGCCCTTAATCGATTGAAAGCTAAACTTGTTGTAATAGCCAGTGAGCAAGGAGTTTCCAGTGTAAGTGACATAAAGAGAGATGCCATTGTCGATTTGTGGCAAAAAGAAACTCGAAGGTATGTCTCTCATCCATTCAAGCTAGTAGAAGATGTAAAAACTGGCATCCTATTGCCCAACCTAAATTCCATTTTGGATGGAAATATTGAACCTCTTATTGAAGCTCATATCAATATAAGATAG
- the LOC132161903 gene encoding uncharacterized protein LOC132161903 isoform X1 has product MARRKISSSSSAPIPIGNCEVTVEASNFSFQSDPNSLQISLYKGARVIISAVMEEMNRKISSHIGDSDSEGKEEEEKVSLMLLNPKDADSCTKSYLQEVLKMYMKELPAMNYAANTGKQSMFLERCVTNGKYCTLLLKSNSLGEFGEVIAAITYQIIPADTQHAEIPLAAVRSIYQHKGFGCLLYMELRRRLQSVGIRTIFCWGDKESEGFWLKQGFVSIAQVNAKGRPLRLPIKADIRRALCFPGGSTLMVSHLNKDCSDNSADLLRLRLPLKPHEKSSSSAACGVQQLGHSRNEKISTEGLMNDGLSREDDNLGGADCNNMAGGPELSKKGADPNVKHCSCSTQGAKRRVWEASLSSLKSKKVKGSHSIDCQVDSTCGLAFGSVENDSCFQGCSLETSKNTSLVRDTPRVPWSRNCMEKIAEEHGSVNVMPEALASTDFQSKRECFRIILMNIADDAKRNHLIKVIEDLGGAVVSDGSLSTHVVTGKVRKTLNFCTALSSGAWIVSPSWLKESFREGRFVDELPYILNDEQYMLKYRAELKCAVLRAKASPQALLKGYYVCIATHVQPPAKTLSAIVRSAGGEIIRGLDKVKKASKTVFVACEEDMEEALLAAKKGIWTFSSEWLMNCIMRQEVDLEAPQFAESL; this is encoded by the exons ATGGCGCGAAGAAAAATCTCTTCATCGTCTTCCGCTCCAATTCCAATCG GTAACTGCGAGGTCACGGTCGAAGCAAGCAACTTCAGCTTCCAATCGGACCCCAACAGCCTCCAAATCTCACTCTACAAAGGCGCAAGGGTCATAATATCAG CAGTGATGGAAGAGATGAATAGAAAGATCAGTAGTCATATTGGGGATTCGGATTCTGAAGGGAAAG aggaggaggagaaagTTTCTTTAATGCTACTTAATCCTAAGGACGCCGATAGCTGTACTAAATCTTATCTTCAG GAAGTACTAAAGATGTACATGAAGGAGCTTCCCGCAATGAATTATGCTGCCAATACTGGAAAGCAGTCGATGTTCCTGGAAAGATGTGTAACAAATGG gAAGTATTGTACGTTGCTTTTGAAATCCAACTCTTTGGGAGAATTCGGAGAG GTTATAGCTgcaattacttatcaaataaTTCCTGCTGATACTCAACATGCTGAGATCCCTCTTGCTGCCGTTAGGTCAATTTACCAACACAag GGTTTCGGTTGCCTGTTGTACATGGAATTGAGAAGGAGACTGCAAAGTGTTGGTATTCGCACAATATTCTGTTGGGGAGACAAGGAATCTGAGGGGTTTTGGCTTAAACAG GGATTTGTATCAATAGCACAGGTGAATGCCAAGGGTAGACCTCTCAGGCTACCTATTAAAGCTGACATACGTAGAGCATTATGCTTTCCTGGTGGTTCAACCCTAATGGTTTCGCATCTTAACAAGGATTGTTCAGATAATTCTGCAGATTTGTTAAGATTGCGTTTGCCATTAAAGCCTCATGAGAAGAGTTCGTCGTCTGCTGCTTGTGGAGTTCAACAGCTTGGACATTCTAgaaatgaaaaaatttcaactgAAGGGTTGATGAATGATGGGCTCTCCAGGGAGGACGACAATTTAGGTG GAGCAGACTGCAATAACATGGCTGGTGGTCCAGAGCTATCCAAGAAAGGAGCTGATCCGAATGTGAAGCATTGTTCTTGTTCTACACAAGGTGCAAAGAGGAGGGTTTGGGAAGCCTCTTTATCCTCATTGAAGTCAAAAAAAGTAAAGGGAAGTCATTCAATTGACTGTCAGGTAGATTCTACCTGTGGCTTAGCTTTCGGAAGTGTTGAGAATGATTCTTGTTTTCAAGGATGTTCCTTGGAGACTTCAAAAAACACATCTTTGGTGAGAGATACTCCTAGAGTTCCATGGAGTCGTAATTGCATGGAAAAGATTGCTGAAGAACATGGATCAGTTAATGTAATGCCAGAAGCTTTGGCCAGTACAGATTTTCAGTCAAAGAGAGAATGCTTTAGAATCATTTTGATGAATATTGCTGATGATGCTAAGAGAAATCATCTCATAAAG gtAATTGAAGACCTTGGTGGTGCTGTTGTCTCTGATGGAAGTTTAAGCACACATGTTGTCAcgggaaaagtgagaaaaacaTTGAATTTCTGCACTGCTCTGTCTTCAGG AGCTTGGATAGTTTCACCTAGTTGGTTGAAAGAAAGCTTCCGTGAAGGTAGATTTGTTG ATGAATTACCCTACATATTGAATGATGAACAATATATGTTGAAGTACAGAGCTGAGCTAAAATGTGCAGTTCTCAGAGCAAAAGCAAGTCCTCAAGCTTTGCTCAAAGGGTATTATGTTTGCATAGCAACTCATGTTCAACCCCCTGCTAAGACTCTATCTGCCATTGTCAGGTCTGCTGGTGGAGAG ATTATTCGTGGGCTGGATAAAGTGAAGAAAGCATCCAAAACAGTCTTTGTGGCATGTGAAGAAGACATGGAAGAAGCATTGTTGGCTGCAAAGAAAGGAATATGGACTTTCAGTAGTGAGTGGTTAATGAACTGCATAATGAGACAAGAGGTCGATTTGGAGGCTCCCCAATTTGCAGAGTCCCTGTAA
- the LOC132161903 gene encoding uncharacterized protein LOC132161903 isoform X2: MARRKISSSSSAPIPIGNCEVTVEASNFSFQSDPNSLQISLYKGARVIISVMEEMNRKISSHIGDSDSEGKEEEEKVSLMLLNPKDADSCTKSYLQEVLKMYMKELPAMNYAANTGKQSMFLERCVTNGKYCTLLLKSNSLGEFGEVIAAITYQIIPADTQHAEIPLAAVRSIYQHKGFGCLLYMELRRRLQSVGIRTIFCWGDKESEGFWLKQGFVSIAQVNAKGRPLRLPIKADIRRALCFPGGSTLMVSHLNKDCSDNSADLLRLRLPLKPHEKSSSSAACGVQQLGHSRNEKISTEGLMNDGLSREDDNLGGADCNNMAGGPELSKKGADPNVKHCSCSTQGAKRRVWEASLSSLKSKKVKGSHSIDCQVDSTCGLAFGSVENDSCFQGCSLETSKNTSLVRDTPRVPWSRNCMEKIAEEHGSVNVMPEALASTDFQSKRECFRIILMNIADDAKRNHLIKVIEDLGGAVVSDGSLSTHVVTGKVRKTLNFCTALSSGAWIVSPSWLKESFREGRFVDELPYILNDEQYMLKYRAELKCAVLRAKASPQALLKGYYVCIATHVQPPAKTLSAIVRSAGGEIIRGLDKVKKASKTVFVACEEDMEEALLAAKKGIWTFSSEWLMNCIMRQEVDLEAPQFAESL; this comes from the exons ATGGCGCGAAGAAAAATCTCTTCATCGTCTTCCGCTCCAATTCCAATCG GTAACTGCGAGGTCACGGTCGAAGCAAGCAACTTCAGCTTCCAATCGGACCCCAACAGCCTCCAAATCTCACTCTACAAAGGCGCAAGGGTCATAATATCAG TGATGGAAGAGATGAATAGAAAGATCAGTAGTCATATTGGGGATTCGGATTCTGAAGGGAAAG aggaggaggagaaagTTTCTTTAATGCTACTTAATCCTAAGGACGCCGATAGCTGTACTAAATCTTATCTTCAG GAAGTACTAAAGATGTACATGAAGGAGCTTCCCGCAATGAATTATGCTGCCAATACTGGAAAGCAGTCGATGTTCCTGGAAAGATGTGTAACAAATGG gAAGTATTGTACGTTGCTTTTGAAATCCAACTCTTTGGGAGAATTCGGAGAG GTTATAGCTgcaattacttatcaaataaTTCCTGCTGATACTCAACATGCTGAGATCCCTCTTGCTGCCGTTAGGTCAATTTACCAACACAag GGTTTCGGTTGCCTGTTGTACATGGAATTGAGAAGGAGACTGCAAAGTGTTGGTATTCGCACAATATTCTGTTGGGGAGACAAGGAATCTGAGGGGTTTTGGCTTAAACAG GGATTTGTATCAATAGCACAGGTGAATGCCAAGGGTAGACCTCTCAGGCTACCTATTAAAGCTGACATACGTAGAGCATTATGCTTTCCTGGTGGTTCAACCCTAATGGTTTCGCATCTTAACAAGGATTGTTCAGATAATTCTGCAGATTTGTTAAGATTGCGTTTGCCATTAAAGCCTCATGAGAAGAGTTCGTCGTCTGCTGCTTGTGGAGTTCAACAGCTTGGACATTCTAgaaatgaaaaaatttcaactgAAGGGTTGATGAATGATGGGCTCTCCAGGGAGGACGACAATTTAGGTG GAGCAGACTGCAATAACATGGCTGGTGGTCCAGAGCTATCCAAGAAAGGAGCTGATCCGAATGTGAAGCATTGTTCTTGTTCTACACAAGGTGCAAAGAGGAGGGTTTGGGAAGCCTCTTTATCCTCATTGAAGTCAAAAAAAGTAAAGGGAAGTCATTCAATTGACTGTCAGGTAGATTCTACCTGTGGCTTAGCTTTCGGAAGTGTTGAGAATGATTCTTGTTTTCAAGGATGTTCCTTGGAGACTTCAAAAAACACATCTTTGGTGAGAGATACTCCTAGAGTTCCATGGAGTCGTAATTGCATGGAAAAGATTGCTGAAGAACATGGATCAGTTAATGTAATGCCAGAAGCTTTGGCCAGTACAGATTTTCAGTCAAAGAGAGAATGCTTTAGAATCATTTTGATGAATATTGCTGATGATGCTAAGAGAAATCATCTCATAAAG gtAATTGAAGACCTTGGTGGTGCTGTTGTCTCTGATGGAAGTTTAAGCACACATGTTGTCAcgggaaaagtgagaaaaacaTTGAATTTCTGCACTGCTCTGTCTTCAGG AGCTTGGATAGTTTCACCTAGTTGGTTGAAAGAAAGCTTCCGTGAAGGTAGATTTGTTG ATGAATTACCCTACATATTGAATGATGAACAATATATGTTGAAGTACAGAGCTGAGCTAAAATGTGCAGTTCTCAGAGCAAAAGCAAGTCCTCAAGCTTTGCTCAAAGGGTATTATGTTTGCATAGCAACTCATGTTCAACCCCCTGCTAAGACTCTATCTGCCATTGTCAGGTCTGCTGGTGGAGAG ATTATTCGTGGGCTGGATAAAGTGAAGAAAGCATCCAAAACAGTCTTTGTGGCATGTGAAGAAGACATGGAAGAAGCATTGTTGGCTGCAAAGAAAGGAATATGGACTTTCAGTAGTGAGTGGTTAATGAACTGCATAATGAGACAAGAGGTCGATTTGGAGGCTCCCCAATTTGCAGAGTCCCTGTAA
- the LOC132191746 gene encoding uncharacterized protein LOC132191746 has protein sequence MARRKISSSSSAPIPIGNCEVTVEASNFSFQSDPNSLQISLYKGARVIISVMEEMNRKISSHIGDSDSEGKEEEEKVSLMLLNPKDADSCTKSYLQEVLKMYMKELPAMNYAANTGKQSMFLERCVTNGKYCTLLLKSNSLGEFGEVIAAITYQIIPADTQHAEIPLAAVRSIYQHKGFGCLLYMELRRRLQSVGIRTIFCWGDKESEGFWLKQGFVSIAQVNAKGRPLRLPIKADIRRALCFPGGSTLMVSHLNKDCSDNSADLLRLRLPLKPHEKSSSSTACGVQQLGHSRNEKISTEGLMNDGLSREDDNLGGADCNNMAGGPELSKKGADPNVKHCSCSTQGAKRRVWEASLSSLKSKKVKGSHSIDCQVDSTCGLAFGSVENDSCFQGCSLETSKNTSLVRDTPRVPWSRNCMEKIAEEHGSVNVMPEALASTDFQSKRECFRIILMNIADDAKRNHLIKVIEDLGGAVVSDGSLSTHVVTGKVRKTLNFCTALSSGLVLFLKSNATWIHTLCFHC, from the exons ATGGCGCGAAGAAAAATCTCTTCATCGTCTTCCGCTCCAATTCCAATCG GTAACTGCGAGGTCACGGTCGAAGCAAGCAACTTCAGCTTCCAATCGGACCCCAACAGCCTCCAAATCTCACTCTACAAAGGCGCAAGGGTCATAATATCAG TGATGGAAGAGATGAATAGAAAGATCAGTAGTCATATTGGGGATTCGGATTCTGAAGGGAAAG aggaggaggagaaagTTTCTTTAATGCTACTTAATCCTAAGGACGCCGATAGCTGTACTAAATCTTATCTTCAG GAAGTACTAAAGATGTACATGAAGGAGCTTCCCGCAATGAATTATGCTGCCAATACTGGAAAGCAGTCGATGTTCCTGGAAAGATGTGTAACAAATGG gAAGTATTGTACGTTGCTTTTGAAATCCAACTCTTTGGGAGAATTCGGAGAG GTTATAGCTgcaattacttatcaaataaTTCCTGCTGATACTCAACATGCTGAGATCCCTCTTGCTGCCGTTAGGTCAATTTACCAACACAag GGTTTCGGTTGCCTGTTGTACATGGAATTGAGAAGGAGACTGCAAAGTGTTGGTATTCGCACAATATTCTGTTGGGGAGACAAGGAATCTGAGGGGTTTTGGCTTAAACAG GGATTTGTATCAATAGCACAGGTGAATGCCAAGGGTAGACCTCTCAGGCTACCTATTAAAGCTGACATACGTAGAGCATTATGCTTTCCTGGTGGTTCAACCCTAATGGTTTCGCATCTTAACAAGGATTGTTCAGATAATTCTGCAGATTTGTTAAGATTGCGTTTGCCATTAAAGCCTCATGAGAAGAGTTCGTCGTCTACTGCTTGTGGAGTTCAACAGCTTGGACATTCTAgaaatgaaaaaatttcaactgAAGGGTTGATGAATGATGGGCTCTCCAGGGAGGACGACAATTTAGGTG GAGCAGACTGCAATAACATGGCTGGTGGTCCAGAGCTATCCAAGAAAGGAGCTGATCCGAATGTGAAGCATTGTTCTTGTTCTACACAAGGTGCAAAGAGGAGGGTTTGGGAAGCCTCTTTATCCTCATTGAAGTCAAAAAAAGTAAAGGGAAGTCATTCAATTGACTGTCAGGTAGATTCTACCTGTGGCTTAGCTTTCGGAAGTGTTGAGAATGATTCTTGTTTTCAAGGATGTTCCTTGGAGACTTCAAAAAACACATCTTTGGTGAGAGATACTCCTAGAGTTCCATGGAGTCGTAATTGCATGGAAAAGATTGCTGAAGAACATGGATCAGTTAATGTAATGCCAGAAGCTTTGGCCAGTACAGATTTTCAGTCAAAGAGAGAATGCTTTAGAATCATTTTGATGAATATTGCTGATGATGCTAAGAGAAATCATCTCATAAAG gtAATTGAAGACCTTGGTGGTGCTGTTGTCTCTGATGGAAGTTTAAGCACACATGTTGTCAcgggaaaagtgagaaaaacaTTGAATTTCTGCACTGCTCTGTCTTCAGGGTTAGTTTTATTCTTAAAAAGCAACGCCACATGGATTCATACTCTTTGCTTTCATTGCTAA